Proteins encoded together in one Marispirochaeta sp. window:
- the ttdB gene encoding L(+)-tartrate dehydratase subunit beta produces MKKILTTPVKDEDLKDIKIGDIIYLNGTVVTCRDVAHRRLIEYGRELPVDLNGGCIFHAGPIVKKNENGKYEMVSVGPTTSMRMEKFEKEFIKETGVKVIVGKGGMGEKTAEGCRQYKALHCVIPAGCAVMAAVEFEEIVGAEWQDLGMPETLWISRVKEFGPLIVSIDAEGNNLFEENKKIYTKRKEKQVKEISEKVKFIK; encoded by the coding sequence GTGAAGAAAATACTGACTACACCAGTTAAAGATGAAGACCTTAAGGATATAAAGATCGGCGATATCATATATTTAAACGGCACAGTTGTAACCTGTCGTGATGTTGCTCATCGGCGCTTAATTGAATATGGAAGAGAACTTCCGGTAGATCTCAACGGCGGGTGCATTTTTCATGCCGGACCGATTGTTAAGAAAAATGAAAATGGAAAATACGAAATGGTTTCTGTAGGCCCTACAACCAGCATGAGAATGGAGAAATTCGAGAAAGAATTCATAAAAGAAACTGGAGTCAAGGTAATTGTCGGTAAGGGCGGAATGGGTGAAAAAACTGCAGAAGGATGCCGGCAATATAAAGCCCTTCATTGTGTGATCCCTGCCGGATGTGCTGTTATGGCTGCCGTTGAATTTGAAGAAATTGTCGGGGCCGAATGGCAGGATCTTGGCATGCCGGAGACACTTTGGATAAGCAGAGTAAAAGAGTTCGGTCCCTTAATTGTCTCTATTGATGCGGAAGGAAATAATCTGTTCGAAGAAAATAAAAAGATTTACACCAAAAGAAAGGAAAAACAAGTTAAAGAAATTTCGGAAAAGGTGAAGTTTATAAAATAA
- the dctP gene encoding TRAP transporter substrate-binding protein DctP — protein MWKKILKLAMVSTCLIAIAGFPVVAEGQQDSSADKPITLKLGHVAPESEPYHLAAVRFSELVEDRTDGMVKINIFPNSQLGAQRDMIEGLQMGTVDIVLTTSAVLANFIPTSQVIELPFMFRNRDHVYSVVDGPLAKEIYKGAEDQGLKVISTWENGFRNITNDVRPVSTPSDMNGIKIRVMENQMYIDMFNALGANPVPIARSELFTALQQGTVDAQENPMGQIYSSRFYEVQDYVTLSRHTYSPEVVVISLKNWKKIPSEYQSIIQNAAAEARDYCRDMKIEKDTEFIEAVKKEGMQVTELTPEQVAMFQDKMKPVWKKYYDIIGEDLIQKVYNHK, from the coding sequence ATGTGGAAAAAAATCTTGAAGTTGGCAATGGTCTCTACTTGTCTTATTGCTATTGCCGGATTTCCTGTTGTTGCAGAAGGACAACAGGATTCATCAGCAGACAAACCAATTACTCTGAAGTTAGGTCATGTCGCGCCTGAATCAGAGCCGTATCATTTAGCCGCGGTAAGATTCTCGGAGTTAGTGGAAGATCGAACAGACGGAATGGTTAAGATAAATATCTTTCCAAATAGTCAGCTGGGGGCTCAGCGAGACATGATAGAAGGTCTTCAGATGGGAACTGTAGATATTGTTCTTACCACTTCTGCGGTCCTGGCTAATTTCATCCCGACCTCTCAAGTTATCGAGCTGCCTTTTATGTTCAGAAACCGAGACCACGTTTATTCGGTTGTTGACGGTCCTCTGGCAAAGGAAATCTATAAGGGAGCCGAAGATCAGGGGCTTAAAGTAATAAGCACTTGGGAAAATGGTTTTCGCAATATCACAAATGATGTTCGCCCAGTCAGTACACCTTCTGATATGAATGGAATCAAGATCAGAGTGATGGAAAACCAGATGTATATCGACATGTTCAACGCTCTTGGCGCAAATCCGGTCCCCATAGCACGTAGTGAACTTTTTACAGCTCTTCAACAGGGTACTGTTGATGCTCAGGAAAACCCAATGGGGCAAATATACTCCTCCAGGTTCTATGAAGTACAGGATTATGTGACTCTTAGCCGCCATACTTATTCACCGGAAGTAGTTGTTATCAGCCTGAAAAATTGGAAAAAGATTCCATCGGAATACCAGTCAATCATCCAGAATGCCGCTGCGGAAGCCCGTGACTACTGCCGGGATATGAAAATCGAAAAAGATACTGAGTTTATTGAAGCAGTCAAGAAAGAGGGCATGCAGGTAACAGAATTAACTCCTGAACAGGTTGCAATGTTCCAGGATAAAATGAAACCTGTCTGGAAAAAGTATTATGATATTATCGGTGAGGACCTCATTCAAAAGGTCTACAATCACAAATAA
- a CDS encoding helix-turn-helix transcriptional regulator, giving the protein MSSVQRRIGCLFASIGLAAAIVNMASIAVRAGFFVALRDFRVYLVLVFSLLILFTAGLRFRIAKWIQTFLPLLVGTIAVFDDYESIYGLGLYAVSFIIALKHGLLRRGFKLKLSVYLFYVLTTVIVASGVADPEYSIGKGINAVLYLLLVGVLLFFIYADEIKRYVAFSKRQTAYIRRLKREQKKRARQFQDKLADLSEQVEGFRRETEPFDLDSRGITAAEKRVLRALIEYGGSNVELSQRLGISRSTVKAHLASIFDKMGADNRWAVIDLCRYNTWDTEDKS; this is encoded by the coding sequence ATGAGCTCTGTACAGAGGCGGATTGGCTGTCTGTTCGCCTCTATCGGCCTTGCGGCGGCCATAGTAAACATGGCATCAATCGCCGTCAGGGCCGGTTTTTTTGTCGCCCTCCGGGACTTCCGGGTTTATCTCGTCCTTGTTTTCAGTCTGTTGATACTTTTTACCGCCGGTCTTCGATTCAGGATAGCCAAGTGGATCCAGACCTTTCTACCTCTTCTGGTGGGGACTATTGCCGTATTCGATGATTATGAATCAATCTACGGTCTGGGCCTGTATGCAGTTTCCTTTATCATTGCCCTGAAGCACGGCCTGCTGCGCCGGGGATTTAAACTCAAGCTTTCTGTCTATCTTTTCTATGTTCTGACCACAGTAATAGTTGCCTCCGGAGTGGCCGACCCTGAGTACAGCATCGGGAAGGGTATTAATGCTGTGTTGTATCTGCTTCTGGTGGGAGTCCTGCTGTTCTTTATTTATGCAGATGAGATAAAAAGGTACGTCGCCTTCTCCAAACGGCAGACTGCGTATATTCGCCGGCTCAAGCGTGAGCAGAAGAAAAGGGCCCGGCAGTTTCAGGATAAGCTGGCCGATCTTTCCGAACAGGTAGAGGGTTTTCGAAGGGAGACCGAACCCTTCGACCTGGACTCCCGGGGGATTACCGCTGCGGAAAAGCGGGTCCTCAGGGCGTTAATCGAGTACGGGGGCAGCAATGTCGAACTCTCCCAGCGCCTGGGGATTTCCCGCTCAACCGTTAAGGCCCATTTAGCTTCCATTTTCGACAAAATGGGTGCAGACAACCGCTGGGCTGTTATTGATCTGTGCCGTTATAATACCTGGGATACCGAAGACAAGTCGTAA
- a CDS encoding GntR family transcriptional regulator produces MLKQIVALPMRERVASELRNAIFSGKFGPGYELRQDYLANKFGVSRMPVREALYILSGEGLVKLRANKGAIVKNITKDFVREHFELRLILECEAIARACQFTEDISELEYIHAQQKKAIDSLDMVTTGECNQALHMVIWKNAKNTKMESLLEHLWNGLSTGIVVTPQLHAKESYDEHSLMIKAIKEKNPELGREVMKKHITRSMENMLMGISNNQAD; encoded by the coding sequence ATGCTGAAACAGATTGTAGCATTACCAATGAGGGAGAGAGTAGCATCCGAATTGCGGAATGCAATTTTTTCTGGAAAATTTGGTCCTGGATACGAACTACGACAAGATTATCTTGCTAATAAATTTGGCGTATCACGCATGCCCGTTCGGGAGGCTTTATATATCCTATCCGGCGAAGGCCTGGTAAAGCTTCGAGCAAACAAGGGAGCAATTGTTAAGAACATTACCAAAGATTTTGTCAGAGAACACTTTGAGCTTAGATTAATCCTTGAGTGCGAAGCAATTGCAAGGGCATGCCAATTTACTGAAGACATCTCAGAACTTGAATATATTCACGCACAGCAAAAAAAAGCAATCGACTCTTTAGATATGGTAACAACAGGAGAATGTAACCAAGCTCTTCATATGGTTATATGGAAAAATGCCAAGAATACTAAAATGGAATCCTTGCTCGAACATCTATGGAACGGTTTATCAACTGGCATAGTCGTAACACCGCAATTGCATGCAAAAGAATCCTATGATGAACATAGTCTCATGATAAAAGCGATAAAAGAGAAAAATCCCGAACTTGGCAGGGAAGTCATGAAGAAACACATAACACGAAGTATGGAAAACATGCTGATGGGGATATCCAATAATCAGGCTGACTAA
- the ttdA gene encoding L(+)-tartrate dehydratase subunit alpha, with the protein MFDKEKFTDIVSRFVTMSGKILPDDVEDKLKELSRNETGELAKVVYNCYFDNQELARKLSRPSCQDTGVINFYVNAGEKFPELGKVNECLKEAVSRSTADAPLRHNTVAIFDEKNDGTNVGERAPYIHWEIVPDSEKIEIKPYMSGGGCSLPGRAITLMPSAGYEAIVEYVFDTIVDWGINACPPLLVGIGIAGSVENAAVLSKKALLRPIDVRHPNPKGAQMEKDLEKGLNELGLGPQGISGQSSVMGVHIETAARHPSTISVAVNVGCWSHRWGDIIIDKDMNYEIISHKGAKL; encoded by the coding sequence ATGTTCGACAAAGAAAAGTTTACTGATATTGTAAGCAGATTTGTCACCATGTCAGGAAAGATACTTCCCGACGATGTTGAAGATAAATTGAAAGAGCTTAGCAGGAATGAAACTGGTGAACTCGCGAAAGTTGTGTATAATTGCTATTTTGATAATCAAGAGCTGGCTCGTAAGCTTTCAAGGCCAAGTTGCCAGGATACCGGGGTTATAAATTTTTACGTTAACGCCGGGGAAAAATTCCCCGAGTTGGGAAAGGTAAACGAATGCCTGAAGGAGGCAGTCAGTCGGTCAACAGCTGATGCGCCTCTGCGCCACAATACCGTTGCAATCTTTGATGAAAAAAATGACGGTACCAATGTAGGGGAACGGGCGCCTTATATCCACTGGGAGATCGTTCCAGACAGCGAGAAGATTGAAATTAAACCTTATATGTCTGGCGGCGGATGCAGCTTACCGGGAAGAGCAATAACCCTGATGCCTTCGGCAGGGTATGAGGCTATCGTCGAATACGTGTTTGATACCATAGTTGATTGGGGAATTAACGCATGCCCGCCTTTGCTTGTCGGCATTGGAATAGCAGGTTCTGTAGAGAATGCAGCGGTTCTTTCTAAAAAAGCTTTATTGCGACCAATAGATGTACGCCATCCGAATCCAAAAGGCGCGCAAATGGAGAAGGATCTTGAAAAAGGTCTGAACGAACTTGGTTTAGGGCCGCAGGGAATATCGGGCCAGTCTTCTGTGATGGGAGTGCATATAGAAACCGCTGCGCGACACCCATCCACTATTTCCGTAGCGGTAAATGTCGGATGTTGGTCCCATCGTTGGGGTGATATCATCATCGACAAGGATATGAACTATGAAATCATCTCTCATAAGGGGGCGAAGCTGTGA
- a CDS encoding TIR domain-containing protein, which produces MISPLGIHICYLHPADEDYALRLRQLMRGDCLRFSDSSGIGEDQSEVNIKDNQIRNAVATAVLIGPRTAASCMIDREIYASLLNTARYLHTGLFGILLPSCSAGSPSLAKPEIVPPRLADNLQTGFADLYQWREDTSVVRAWFQRAVRKRDTILPNNRRGLLKQETHHSVFL; this is translated from the coding sequence ATGATATCACCTTTAGGAATCCACATTTGCTATCTCCATCCGGCTGACGAAGACTATGCTCTGCGGTTAAGGCAGCTTATGCGCGGCGACTGTCTGCGCTTTTCTGACAGCAGCGGAATCGGTGAGGACCAGTCGGAGGTCAACATCAAGGACAACCAGATACGCAACGCTGTAGCCACTGCGGTTCTGATCGGCCCCCGAACCGCCGCGTCGTGTATGATCGATCGGGAGATCTATGCCTCCCTGCTTAATACCGCGCGTTATCTGCACACCGGCTTGTTTGGAATTCTTCTTCCAAGCTGTTCTGCCGGCAGCCCGTCACTGGCAAAGCCGGAGATCGTTCCTCCCCGTTTGGCGGATAATCTGCAAACGGGATTTGCCGACCTTTACCAGTGGCGTGAAGATACCTCTGTTGTACGGGCATGGTTTCAGCGGGCTGTCCGCAAACGGGATACCATTCTTCCAAATAACAGGCGGGGCCTTTTGAAACAGGAAACGCATCACTCAGTTTTTCTGTAG
- a CDS encoding sugar phosphate isomerase/epimerase family protein → MANYRYFLSIQTLLPDDYRNNRDFIANMKTLQEENFDGVELNIRDPFSIDPANLKSFLGDFGLQLAMFASGATAKGMGLSLASADEKQRQESVRQSIAFLEFASRFGAGIIAGFLKGPLDHNSPENREKLRQSVSELAPHALRLEAPLLLEAINRFESPLGNSLDDTFDLIGEAENPYTWILPDTWHMNIEETSMAGAMMKHRDHFGSFHLSENNRYFPGYGALDFKQIIGVLDACGYSGKIAIEGNIKKSFREDVKHAMRFLKPLLEK, encoded by the coding sequence ATGGCAAATTACCGTTACTTTCTGTCAATTCAAACCCTTCTTCCCGACGATTACCGCAATAACCGGGACTTTATTGCAAATATGAAGACCCTGCAGGAGGAAAACTTCGACGGGGTGGAACTGAATATCCGCGATCCCTTCAGTATTGATCCGGCAAACCTGAAGAGTTTTCTGGGGGACTTCGGTCTGCAGCTAGCCATGTTCGCCTCCGGAGCAACCGCCAAGGGGATGGGGCTCTCTCTGGCATCTGCCGATGAAAAGCAGCGTCAGGAATCAGTCAGGCAGAGCATCGCCTTTCTCGAGTTCGCCTCCCGGTTTGGCGCAGGAATTATCGCCGGGTTCCTCAAAGGACCCCTGGACCATAACAGCCCGGAAAACCGGGAAAAGCTGCGCCAGTCCGTATCGGAGCTGGCACCCCATGCCCTGCGTCTGGAAGCTCCCCTGCTTCTGGAAGCCATCAACCGCTTTGAATCACCCCTGGGGAATTCCCTGGATGACACCTTCGACCTGATCGGAGAAGCGGAAAACCCCTACACCTGGATTCTTCCCGACACCTGGCATATGAACATAGAGGAAACCAGCATGGCCGGAGCCATGATGAAGCACCGGGACCACTTTGGTTCCTTCCACTTGTCTGAAAACAACCGTTACTTTCCCGGATACGGCGCCCTGGACTTCAAGCAGATTATCGGGGTCCTGGATGCCTGCGGCTATTCCGGAAAAATCGCCATAGAAGGGAATATAAAAAAGAGCTTTCGGGAAGACGTAAAGCATGCCATGCGCTTTCTTAAGCCCCTGCTGGAAAAATAG
- a CDS encoding phosphatase PAP2 family protein, translating to MIGAPIILRPLDRLFLVLNSLYACMYLLAVFRGASDAVSLVMLLVFILTMPAALLLVRASGGSSSACLSWLHCFYPQAMLTLYFTQSIRLSRLLHTGTFDGPVARLEEILFGGRPVLDLFYALPKHPVLNELFFFAYFSFYLFLTLPWWLLYFQGKKREAEESLFTIIAAFGFLYLWYILFPVEGPKLFYPELKALWYDHFSGGLFTLFMKNMFTPSTMAGAALPSSHVAIGLLALLLVRTFYRILGRIMLVLYILLVISTVYLYTHYLVDILAGLLYGSAAFLLVPRLTKASYRSAVEKGALS from the coding sequence ATGATCGGTGCACCCATTATTCTCCGGCCTCTGGACCGGCTCTTTCTTGTGCTTAATTCACTCTATGCCTGTATGTATCTGCTGGCGGTTTTCCGGGGGGCAAGCGACGCAGTTTCCCTGGTGATGCTGCTCGTCTTTATTCTGACCATGCCGGCGGCGCTGCTGCTTGTCCGCGCAAGCGGAGGGTCTTCCTCTGCCTGTCTGAGCTGGCTGCACTGCTTTTACCCTCAGGCCATGTTAACCCTCTATTTTACCCAGAGCATCCGGCTCTCACGTCTGCTGCACACGGGCACCTTTGACGGGCCGGTCGCCCGGTTGGAGGAGATCCTCTTTGGCGGCAGGCCGGTGCTGGATCTGTTTTATGCTCTGCCGAAGCACCCTGTTCTGAATGAGCTTTTTTTCTTTGCCTACTTCTCGTTTTATCTTTTTCTGACCCTGCCCTGGTGGCTGCTCTATTTTCAGGGTAAAAAACGGGAAGCCGAAGAGTCGCTGTTTACCATTATAGCTGCTTTTGGTTTTCTCTACCTCTGGTATATTCTTTTTCCTGTGGAGGGGCCAAAGCTGTTTTATCCTGAACTGAAGGCCCTCTGGTACGATCACTTTTCCGGAGGGTTGTTTACCCTGTTTATGAAGAACATGTTTACTCCTTCTACCATGGCCGGGGCCGCTCTGCCGTCCTCTCATGTGGCCATCGGGCTGCTTGCTCTCCTGCTTGTACGTACGTTTTACCGGATTCTGGGGCGAATCATGCTGGTGCTGTATATTCTCCTGGTTATTTCTACCGTATACCTGTATACCCACTACCTGGTGGATATTCTTGCCGGGCTGCTGTACGGTTCCGCCGCCTTTCTGCTGGTACCCAGGCTTACGAAGGCGTCCTACCGTTCCGCGGTGGAAAAGGGCGCTCTGTCATGA
- a CDS encoding TRAP transporter large permease encodes MIPSILFSSLLIFLLLRVPIAAALGLSTALAVLQADLPLTLIVQRMVVSNDSFPLMAIPFFILAGNVMTYGGVSRRIVAFADTLVGWMTGGLGLVATVSGVFFSAISGSSAATTAAVGSVLFPEMEKRGYDRSFSAAIVAAAGETGIIIPPSVVMVVYGVIAGVSIGDMFLGGFGPGLLMGLSMTVLIYVLSRKKGLQSTSKFVGFKQVAKSFSSAIWGLLMPVIILGGIYGGIFTPTEAAVVAVLWGVFVGFFIYKDLKPADLPKILKKSAVGAAVIMFIMNAAGLFSWIITSEQIPHKLAESFVAISGGSEIIFLMLINVLLLITGTMINASAAITILAPILVPVAMTFNIDLVFFGVLMVVNMAIGCITPPVGVDLFVATTISGVPIEKIAKSIFPFLIVLIVDLLLITYVQDIVMWLPNMFGA; translated from the coding sequence ATGATACCTTCAATACTATTCTCTTCATTACTGATTTTTCTTTTGCTTCGAGTACCTATTGCCGCCGCGTTGGGTCTTTCTACAGCTTTGGCCGTACTGCAAGCTGATTTACCGTTAACGCTTATTGTACAAAGAATGGTTGTATCCAACGACTCATTTCCACTTATGGCCATACCGTTTTTTATTCTCGCAGGTAATGTAATGACCTATGGAGGTGTGTCCCGACGTATAGTGGCTTTTGCTGATACCCTGGTAGGTTGGATGACTGGAGGATTAGGCCTTGTCGCGACAGTTTCGGGCGTCTTTTTTTCCGCGATATCAGGTTCCTCCGCAGCGACAACTGCGGCTGTAGGTTCGGTTCTGTTTCCGGAAATGGAAAAAAGGGGCTATGATCGATCTTTTTCCGCTGCAATTGTAGCAGCCGCCGGAGAAACCGGGATCATTATTCCTCCCAGTGTTGTTATGGTTGTGTATGGAGTTATCGCAGGCGTATCCATTGGCGATATGTTTCTCGGAGGCTTCGGACCCGGATTGCTAATGGGATTATCGATGACAGTACTGATTTATGTTCTTTCCAGAAAAAAGGGACTGCAGAGCACATCTAAATTCGTTGGCTTTAAACAGGTTGCTAAATCATTTTCAAGCGCGATCTGGGGTTTGTTAATGCCTGTTATCATTTTGGGGGGTATTTACGGAGGGATATTTACTCCGACCGAAGCAGCTGTTGTGGCAGTATTATGGGGAGTTTTTGTTGGCTTCTTTATTTATAAAGATTTGAAGCCTGCAGACTTACCAAAAATACTAAAAAAGTCAGCAGTCGGAGCTGCAGTAATCATGTTCATCATGAATGCTGCCGGGTTGTTCAGCTGGATAATCACCAGCGAACAAATACCTCATAAATTGGCGGAATCATTTGTTGCGATATCTGGTGGCAGTGAAATTATTTTTCTCATGCTGATCAATGTTTTACTGCTTATTACCGGAACAATGATTAATGCCTCGGCTGCTATCACAATTCTTGCACCGATTCTGGTACCGGTTGCAATGACCTTCAACATTGACCTTGTATTCTTTGGTGTATTGATGGTTGTCAACATGGCGATCGGATGCATTACTCCGCCAGTTGGAGTTGATCTTTTTGTGGCGACAACAATATCCGGAGTTCCAATAGAAAAAATCGCCAAATCGATATTCCCGTTTCTGATCGTATTGATAGTGGATTTGCTCCTCATAACATATGTTCAGGATATTGTCATGTGGTTGCCAAATATGTTCGGCGCCTGA
- a CDS encoding GntR family transcriptional regulator, translated as MTNSIKKSSVGEESVFITTAERVYNSILKMILAGEYPPGSRLPRRKLAERTQSSQIPVLEAMKRLEQEGLVEYKAQWGCVVTVPTAQKVKDMYVLREAVECQVARILAITLTREKAQELYELAKTLDGTPYSEDTQQQIYDTHYRFHLLMAQLTGHETLVKSLRQANLFWLLMSSVQWRRGSKAEVQSDWHKRLVDVILKGDPLEADSMMREHIQDAYVPILKQMGDDFPSHA; from the coding sequence ATGACCAATTCAATAAAGAAAAGCAGTGTCGGTGAAGAATCGGTTTTTATTACTACCGCCGAGAGGGTGTACAACAGCATCCTGAAGATGATCCTTGCCGGAGAGTATCCTCCCGGAAGCCGCCTGCCCCGACGGAAACTGGCGGAACGCACCCAATCCAGCCAGATTCCGGTGCTAGAGGCCATGAAGAGGCTGGAGCAGGAGGGGCTGGTTGAGTATAAGGCTCAGTGGGGCTGTGTCGTTACTGTTCCCACCGCTCAAAAGGTCAAGGACATGTACGTTCTGCGAGAGGCCGTGGAGTGCCAGGTCGCCCGCATCCTGGCGATAACCCTGACCCGGGAGAAGGCTCAGGAGCTGTATGAGCTTGCAAAGACTCTGGACGGGACTCCATATTCTGAAGATACCCAGCAACAGATCTACGATACCCATTACAGGTTTCATCTGCTCATGGCACAGCTTACCGGTCACGAGACCCTGGTTAAGAGCCTGCGGCAGGCAAATCTGTTCTGGCTGTTGATGAGCAGCGTCCAGTGGCGCCGGGGGTCGAAGGCGGAGGTTCAGAGCGACTGGCATAAGCGGCTGGTGGATGTAATCCTGAAAGGCGACCCCCTGGAGGCCGACTCCATGATGCGGGAACACATTCAGGATGCCTATGTGCCTATCCTTAAGCAGATGGGGGACGATTTTCCAAGTCACGCGTAA
- a CDS encoding MgtC/SapB family protein, which produces MWNLILSQELTAPVVALRLILSFIAGGIIGAERERRTTPAGLRTHILICTAATLLMLLSIRIGSGSGDPGRIAAQVVSGIGFLGAGAIMRFGATVQGLTSAASIWAIAALGLSIGAGYLFAAGLFTLLLLIALIILDRIEKRYMPHRALRAIYIVQKGQNFNIDPYRKTLEKYNIELKHFEISFSRDKMQTTLKMVAKVPLDLNLAAMAEEISAKKRLIKFRINQNL; this is translated from the coding sequence ATGTGGAATCTTATCTTGAGCCAGGAGCTTACTGCTCCGGTAGTAGCACTGCGTCTTATCCTCAGTTTTATCGCCGGAGGTATAATCGGCGCGGAACGGGAACGGCGGACTACTCCCGCAGGACTGCGCACCCATATTCTTATCTGCACCGCCGCGACCCTGCTGATGCTGCTCTCCATACGCATCGGCTCAGGCAGCGGCGATCCCGGCCGAATTGCGGCCCAGGTTGTCTCCGGCATTGGGTTCCTGGGAGCCGGAGCGATTATGCGTTTTGGGGCAACCGTACAGGGATTAACCAGTGCCGCCTCCATATGGGCCATCGCGGCACTGGGACTCTCTATAGGGGCGGGATACCTTTTTGCCGCCGGTTTGTTTACCCTGCTTTTACTTATCGCCCTGATAATTCTGGACCGCATAGAAAAACGGTATATGCCCCACAGGGCCCTGCGGGCAATCTATATTGTGCAGAAGGGGCAGAATTTCAATATAGACCCGTATCGGAAAACCCTGGAAAAATACAACATAGAATTAAAGCACTTCGAAATCTCTTTTTCCAGGGACAAGATGCAGACCACCCTCAAAATGGTAGCCAAGGTGCCTCTGGACCTGAACCTTGCTGCAATGGCAGAAGAGATAAGCGCAAAGAAGCGGCTGATCAAGTTCAGGATTAATCAGAACCTGTAA
- a CDS encoding NAD-dependent epimerase/dehydratase family protein, with amino-acid sequence MKILVIGGTGVISRELVRQLADSGMETSIVNRGRRSISLPSGVEVLHMDRKNKEGFAKLFENRKYDAVIDMVAFEEADARQTVEIFRNKTNQIMIVSSVAAYERPIRAIPTREDQVTLWKKDTGYTYGYKKAVLERYLNSESDAGVPITIIRPSLTFGDGARNVGVLRQNMGIIERIRRGKPLIMFGDGNHPWSFTFTPDLARMMIRLLGNRKAIGEAFHLVSQEQNNWLDLYYGFGKITGKEPELVHIASPVLYKQNPELFGHIYFEKSHSGYFSNTKYLDATGDSFTNMTLDQGLQQLKESWERDGLQVDPKLDVMEDTMIEAVRRGYEALNSLT; translated from the coding sequence ATGAAAATACTAGTGATCGGCGGAACCGGCGTCATAAGCCGGGAACTGGTCCGCCAGCTTGCAGACAGCGGAATGGAGACCAGCATCGTCAACAGAGGACGGCGGAGCATAAGCCTGCCCTCGGGTGTGGAAGTTCTGCACATGGATAGAAAAAACAAGGAAGGCTTTGCAAAGCTTTTTGAAAATAGAAAGTATGATGCGGTTATCGACATGGTAGCCTTTGAAGAAGCGGACGCCAGACAGACCGTTGAGATTTTCCGGAACAAAACGAATCAGATCATGATCGTCTCTTCGGTGGCGGCATACGAGCGGCCAATCCGCGCCATCCCTACCCGGGAAGACCAGGTTACTCTGTGGAAGAAAGACACCGGTTATACGTACGGCTATAAAAAAGCAGTACTGGAACGCTATCTTAATTCAGAAAGCGATGCGGGGGTTCCCATTACCATAATCCGCCCCTCCCTGACCTTCGGCGACGGCGCCCGCAACGTGGGTGTTTTACGGCAGAATATGGGTATCATAGAGAGAATCCGCCGGGGAAAACCCCTCATCATGTTCGGCGACGGGAATCACCCCTGGAGTTTTACCTTTACCCCGGATCTGGCGCGAATGATGATCCGCCTTTTGGGAAACAGAAAAGCCATTGGCGAGGCTTTTCACCTGGTAAGCCAGGAACAGAATAACTGGCTCGATCTGTATTACGGATTCGGAAAAATAACCGGCAAGGAGCCGGAGCTTGTTCATATTGCCTCCCCGGTACTCTACAAGCAGAATCCTGAGCTTTTTGGCCACATATACTTTGAAAAATCCCATTCAGGCTACTTCTCCAACACAAAGTATCTGGATGCCACGGGAGACTCCTTTACCAACATGACCCTTGACCAGGGATTGCAGCAGCTGAAGGAATCCTGGGAACGGGACGGACTTCAGGTCGATCCCAAGCTGGATGTCATGGAAGACACTATGATAGAAGCAGTACGACGGGGTTACGAGGCACTGAACTCTCTTACATAG
- a CDS encoding TRAP transporter small permease, whose translation MHKFKNFVDTVDRVATWLTYITVTIMVGMVAMQVITRYLFHNSFSFTEELARYMFIWSVALGSALALKERKHVAVTVVVSMFPSKIERRIRSLADALAVIFFVLLFIFGIVMVFNTRMQTTPGLGISIAFVYLAIPFSAVILIINGIYNALIDFAGLEEKSSGGEA comes from the coding sequence ATGCATAAGTTCAAGAATTTTGTAGATACTGTGGATAGAGTAGCGACATGGTTAACATACATAACGGTAACAATAATGGTTGGTATGGTTGCTATGCAAGTTATTACTCGCTATCTGTTCCACAACTCCTTCAGTTTTACTGAAGAACTCGCCCGCTATATGTTTATATGGTCCGTTGCGCTCGGGTCTGCCTTGGCTTTAAAAGAACGAAAACATGTCGCCGTAACTGTCGTCGTTAGCATGTTTCCCAGTAAAATCGAGAGAAGAATCCGATCATTGGCGGATGCTCTTGCCGTCATCTTCTTTGTTTTACTTTTTATCTTCGGGATTGTGATGGTATTTAACACAAGAATGCAGACAACACCCGGATTAGGAATAAGTATTGCATTTGTTTACCTGGCCATTCCCTTCTCCGCAGTCATTCTCATAATAAACGGCATATATAACGCGTTAATTGATTTTGCAGGACTGGAAGAAAAATCCAGTGGAGGTGAAGCATAA